Proteins encoded together in one Anoxybacillus flavithermus window:
- the spoVS gene encoding stage V sporulation protein SpoVS, with product MEILKVSAKSNPNSVAGALAGVLRERGAAEIQAIGAGALNQAVKAVAIARGFVAPSGVDLICIPAFTDIQIDGEERTAIKLIVEPR from the coding sequence ATGGAAATATTAAAAGTTTCAGCAAAGTCTAATCCTAATTCTGTAGCTGGTGCACTTGCTGGCGTGCTAAGAGAACGCGGTGCTGCTGAAATTCAGGCGATCGGTGCAGGTGCATTAAATCAAGCCGTGAAGGCAGTAGCGATCGCGCGAGGATTCGTAGCACCGAGCGGAGTCGATCTCATTTGTATTCCTGCGTTTACAGACATTCAAATTGATGGAGAAGAGCGGACAGCAATCAAACTTATTGTTGAACCGCGTTAA
- the recA gene encoding recombinase RecA, with protein MNDRQAALEQALKQIEKQFGKGSIMKLGEQTDRQISTVSSGSLALDIALGVGGYPRGRIIEIYGPESSGKTTVALHAIAEVQKQGGQAAFIDAEHALDPVYAEKLGVNIDELLLSQPDTGEQALEIAEALVRSGAVDIIVIDSVAALVPKAEIEGEMGDAHVGLQARLMSQALRKLSGAINKSKTIAIFINQIREKVGVMFGNPETTPGGRALKFYASVRLEVRRAEQIKQGNDMVGNKTKIKVVKNKVAPPFKTADVDIMYGEGISKEGEIIDMGAELDIIQKSGAWYSYKDERLGQGRENAKQFLKENPHIMEEIAREIRQHYGITAGASTTSVREDDLDFLE; from the coding sequence TTGAACGATCGTCAAGCAGCATTAGAACAGGCGTTAAAGCAAATTGAGAAACAGTTTGGAAAAGGCTCCATTATGAAGCTAGGGGAGCAAACAGATCGTCAAATTTCGACTGTATCAAGCGGCTCTCTTGCACTTGATATTGCTCTTGGAGTAGGAGGATATCCGCGCGGGCGTATTATTGAAATTTATGGTCCAGAATCTTCGGGTAAAACGACAGTTGCCCTTCATGCGATTGCTGAAGTACAAAAGCAAGGTGGTCAAGCGGCGTTCATTGATGCAGAACACGCTTTAGATCCTGTTTACGCTGAAAAGTTAGGTGTTAATATTGATGAATTGTTGCTTTCACAGCCTGATACAGGAGAGCAAGCGTTAGAAATTGCTGAAGCGCTTGTGCGTAGTGGAGCGGTTGACATTATTGTTATTGACTCCGTTGCAGCCCTTGTTCCGAAAGCAGAAATTGAAGGGGAAATGGGCGATGCTCACGTTGGATTACAAGCACGGCTCATGTCCCAAGCGCTACGTAAATTATCAGGCGCGATTAACAAGTCTAAAACGATCGCTATCTTTATTAACCAAATAAGGGAAAAAGTGGGGGTTATGTTCGGGAACCCCGAGACAACTCCTGGAGGTCGTGCATTGAAGTTTTATGCGTCTGTTCGTTTAGAAGTGCGTCGTGCAGAACAAATTAAACAAGGCAACGACATGGTTGGAAATAAGACGAAAATTAAAGTCGTGAAAAACAAAGTGGCGCCTCCGTTTAAAACAGCGGATGTAGATATTATGTATGGCGAAGGAATTTCAAAAGAAGGCGAAATCATTGATATGGGTGCTGAACTCGACATTATTCAAAAAAGTGGCGCTTGGTATTCATATAAAGATGAGCGATTAGGACAAGGGCGAGAAAATGCAAAACAATTTTTAAAGGAAAATCCACACATTATGGAAGAAATTGCGCGTGAAATTCGCCAACATTATGGCATTACAGCAGGGGCATCGACGACATCTGTGCGCGAAGATGATCTAGACTTTTTAGAGTAA
- a CDS encoding TIGR00282 family metallophosphoesterase, producing the protein MKLLFIGDVVGQPGRKMVDEYVPKLKVKYKPHVIVINGENAAGGKGITEKIYRRFLEIGVHVVTLGNHAWDNREIFEFIDQAKVLVRPGNFPAGTPGKGIVFIQAEGYEVAVISLQGRTFLPAIDCPFKKADELVEMALARTPVILVDFHAEATSEKQAMGWYLDGRVSAVVGTHTHVQTADSRILPNGTGYITDVGMTGPYDGILGVDREAVLRKFLTGLPVRFEVTTGRAQLNAVLIDIDEKSGRTKSIQRIMINDDHPYFD; encoded by the coding sequence ATGAAACTATTATTTATCGGTGATGTCGTAGGACAACCGGGAAGAAAAATGGTTGATGAATACGTCCCGAAGTTAAAAGTGAAATATAAACCACATGTGATTGTTATCAACGGTGAAAATGCTGCTGGTGGGAAAGGAATAACAGAAAAAATATATCGGCGCTTTTTAGAAATAGGAGTGCATGTAGTAACCCTTGGGAATCATGCGTGGGATAATCGTGAAATATTTGAGTTTATTGATCAAGCGAAAGTACTTGTTCGTCCAGGAAATTTTCCAGCAGGTACACCTGGAAAAGGAATTGTATTTATTCAAGCAGAGGGATATGAAGTTGCAGTCATCAGTTTGCAAGGGAGGACGTTTTTGCCAGCGATTGATTGTCCGTTTAAAAAAGCAGATGAGTTAGTAGAAATGGCGCTCGCACGCACTCCTGTCATTCTGGTAGATTTTCATGCGGAAGCAACGAGTGAAAAACAAGCGATGGGATGGTATTTAGATGGGCGAGTAAGCGCTGTCGTTGGTACGCATACACACGTTCAAACAGCGGACTCTCGTATTTTGCCAAACGGCACCGGTTATATTACTGATGTCGGTATGACAGGTCCTTACGATGGCATTTTGGGTGTGGATCGTGAGGCAGTATTACGTAAATTTTTAACGGGCTTGCCGGTTCGTTTCGAAGTGACGACGGGGCGCGCGCAGTTGAATGCTGTGCTTATCGATATAGATGAAAAAAGCGGGAGAACGAAATCAATTCAACGAATTATGATTAATGATGACCACCCATATTTCGACTAG
- a CDS encoding 2-oxoacid:ferredoxin oxidoreductase subunit beta, with protein MATFKDFRNNIKPNWCPGCGDFSVQAAIQRAAANVGLEPHELVVVSGIGCSGRISGYINSYGFHGVHGRALPIAQGVKMANRDLTVIAAGGDGDGFAIGMGHTIHAIRRNIDITYIVMDNQIYGLTKGQTSPRSEVGFKTKSTPQGSVEPALSIMEMALTAGATFVAQSFSSDLKELTQLIEEGIKHKGFSLINVFSPCVTYNKVNTYDWFKDNLTSLSSIEGYDPSNREMAMQTLMKHKGLVTGLIYQNKERKSYQDLVPGYSEKPLAEADLAMSKEKFDQLVAEFM; from the coding sequence ATGGCGACATTTAAAGATTTCCGAAATAACATTAAACCGAACTGGTGTCCAGGTTGTGGTGACTTTTCTGTGCAAGCAGCTATTCAACGTGCGGCTGCCAACGTTGGACTTGAACCACATGAGCTTGTTGTTGTCTCTGGAATTGGTTGTTCTGGACGTATTTCTGGTTACATTAATTCGTATGGTTTTCATGGTGTTCACGGTCGGGCACTTCCGATTGCCCAAGGGGTAAAAATGGCCAATCGTGACTTGACTGTCATTGCTGCTGGTGGTGACGGTGATGGATTCGCGATCGGAATGGGGCATACGATCCATGCGATTCGTCGTAACATCGACATTACGTACATCGTTATGGATAACCAAATTTACGGCTTAACAAAAGGACAAACATCACCACGTAGTGAAGTTGGATTTAAAACGAAAAGCACACCACAAGGATCGGTTGAGCCAGCGTTGTCGATTATGGAGATGGCGTTGACAGCAGGGGCTACATTCGTCGCCCAAAGCTTTTCTAGTGATTTAAAAGAGTTGACGCAATTAATCGAAGAAGGCATAAAGCATAAAGGATTCTCGCTCATTAACGTATTTAGCCCGTGCGTCACGTACAATAAAGTAAACACATACGATTGGTTTAAAGACAATTTAACGAGCTTGAGCTCCATTGAAGGATATGATCCATCTAACCGCGAAATGGCGATGCAAACGTTGATGAAACATAAAGGGCTTGTTACAGGGCTCATTTATCAAAATAAAGAGCGCAAATCATATCAAGATCTTGTGCCTGGTTATAGCGAAAAACCATTGGCAGAAGCAGATTTAGCAATGAGCAAGGAAAAATTTGATCAGCTTGTGGCTGAGTTTATGTAA
- a CDS encoding dipeptidase — MLQSEFSYGGVVVRIFDAHCDVLYQLFCDQDVSFERSSLLHVTYDGLQQAGVTVQGFAIYIPKHVRPESRFFVALEMIDYFYEKVVSQPNMKVVCSKKEIDQLQPNEIGAMLTLEGCEAIGESLTQLRTLLRLGVRSVGLTWNDANMVADGAFEQRGGGLTKFGKEVVRLLNEQQCWTDVSHLSERAFWDVIELAQYPIASHSNAYTLCPHPRNLRDDQIQALIKKNGVIGVTFVPQFLRHDTQTTTVTDVLRHVDYICSLGGENHIGFGSDFDGIFETVDQLANVSHYTHFINELLKHFKEEQVRKFLFCNFYERIPQ; from the coding sequence ATGCTACAGAGCGAATTTTCGTATGGAGGGGTCGTTGTGCGTATATTTGACGCTCATTGTGACGTTTTATATCAACTATTTTGTGACCAAGATGTATCGTTTGAGCGAAGCTCATTGCTACATGTCACGTACGATGGATTGCAGCAGGCGGGTGTAACAGTACAAGGATTTGCTATTTACATCCCAAAACATGTAAGGCCAGAATCGCGCTTTTTTGTAGCTTTAGAGATGATTGATTATTTCTATGAGAAAGTTGTGTCACAGCCAAATATGAAAGTAGTTTGTTCAAAAAAAGAAATTGATCAGTTACAACCAAATGAAATCGGAGCCATGCTCACATTAGAAGGGTGTGAAGCCATTGGCGAAAGTTTAACGCAATTGCGCACACTTCTTCGGCTTGGCGTTCGTTCTGTCGGTTTAACATGGAATGATGCAAATATGGTAGCGGATGGGGCATTTGAGCAACGAGGGGGAGGTTTAACGAAATTCGGGAAAGAAGTTGTCCGCTTATTGAACGAACAACAATGTTGGACAGATGTGTCGCATTTAAGTGAACGAGCGTTTTGGGATGTCATTGAATTAGCCCAATATCCGATTGCTTCACATTCAAATGCGTATACGCTTTGCCCGCACCCACGCAATTTGCGCGATGACCAGATTCAAGCTTTGATTAAGAAAAATGGGGTGATCGGTGTGACATTCGTTCCGCAGTTTTTACGTCATGATACGCAAACGACAACAGTGACAGATGTATTGCGTCATGTCGACTATATTTGCTCGTTAGGCGGCGAAAACCATATCGGGTTTGGATCTGACTTCGATGGCATTTTTGAAACGGTTGACCAATTAGCTAATGTTTCGCATTATACCCATTTCATTAATGAATTGCTGAAGCATTTTAAAGAGGAACAAGTGAGAAAATTTTTGTTTTGTAATTTTTATGAGCGAATCCCGCAATAA
- the rny gene encoding ribonuclease Y: protein MGETIISALLALVVGAVVGFFVRKSIAEAKIGGAQAAAKQMIEEAKREADALKKEALLEAKDEIHKLRVEAEREIRERRSELQKQENRLLQKEENLDRKDESLNKREALLEKKENSLNERQQHIEEMESKVEELVRKEQAELERISSLTREEARQIILDRVEKELSHEIALMVKEAEAKVKEEADKKAKEILSLAIQRCAADHVAETTVSVVNLPNDEMKGRIIGREGRNIRTLETLTGIDLIIDDTPEAVILSGFDPIRRETARIALDKLVQDGRIHPARIEEMVEKARREVDEHIREVGEQTTFEVGVHGLHPDLIKILGRLKFRTSYGQNVLKHSMEVAYLAGLMAAELGEDEMLARRAGLLHDIGKAVDHEVEGSHVEIGVELATKYKEHPVVINSIASHHGDTEPTSIIAVLVAAADALSAARPGARSETLENYIRRLEKLEEIAESYEGVEKSYAIQAGREIRIMVKPDMIDDLEAHRLARDIRKRIEEELDYPGHIKVTVIRETRAVEYAK, encoded by the coding sequence ATGGGTGAAACGATCATCTCCGCTTTGCTTGCCCTAGTCGTCGGTGCAGTTGTTGGCTTTTTTGTTCGTAAATCCATTGCCGAGGCAAAAATTGGCGGTGCACAAGCAGCTGCCAAGCAAATGATTGAAGAAGCGAAAAGAGAAGCAGACGCATTGAAAAAAGAGGCGCTCCTTGAAGCAAAGGATGAGATTCACAAACTTCGCGTGGAAGCAGAACGAGAAATTCGCGAACGAAGAAGTGAATTACAAAAACAGGAAAACCGCTTGTTACAAAAGGAGGAGAATCTCGATCGAAAGGACGAATCTTTAAACAAACGGGAAGCGTTGCTTGAGAAAAAAGAGAATTCTCTCAATGAAAGACAACAGCATATTGAAGAAATGGAAAGCAAAGTGGAAGAACTCGTTCGAAAGGAACAAGCAGAGCTTGAGCGTATTTCTAGCTTGACTCGTGAAGAAGCACGGCAAATCATTTTGGATCGTGTAGAAAAAGAGCTTTCTCATGAAATCGCGCTCATGGTCAAAGAAGCAGAAGCGAAAGTAAAGGAAGAAGCCGATAAAAAAGCAAAAGAAATTTTATCGCTTGCTATTCAACGTTGTGCTGCTGACCATGTTGCCGAAACGACCGTATCTGTTGTGAACTTGCCGAATGACGAAATGAAAGGTCGGATTATTGGACGCGAAGGACGTAACATTCGCACGTTGGAAACGTTAACAGGTATTGATCTCATCATTGACGACACGCCGGAAGCAGTCATTTTATCAGGCTTTGATCCGATCCGTCGTGAAACGGCACGAATTGCGTTAGATAAACTTGTTCAAGACGGGCGTATTCATCCGGCGCGAATTGAAGAGATGGTTGAAAAAGCGCGAAGAGAAGTGGATGAACACATTCGTGAAGTGGGAGAACAAACAACGTTCGAAGTGGGTGTTCACGGGTTGCACCCGGATTTAATTAAAATTTTAGGCCGATTGAAATTCCGTACAAGCTATGGACAAAATGTTCTTAAACATTCGATGGAAGTTGCGTACTTAGCTGGTTTGATGGCAGCTGAGTTAGGGGAAGATGAAATGCTTGCAAGACGAGCAGGTCTTCTTCACGACATCGGAAAAGCTGTTGACCATGAAGTAGAAGGAAGCCATGTTGAAATTGGTGTAGAGCTCGCAACGAAATATAAAGAACACCCAGTCGTTATCAATAGCATTGCTTCCCATCATGGTGATACGGAGCCGACGTCTATTATCGCTGTGCTTGTTGCTGCTGCGGACGCATTATCTGCTGCTCGGCCAGGTGCCCGTAGCGAAACGTTAGAAAACTATATTCGTCGACTTGAAAAACTTGAAGAAATCGCTGAATCGTATGAAGGTGTTGAAAAGTCGTATGCGATTCAAGCTGGACGCGAAATTCGCATTATGGTAAAGCCAGATATGATCGATGACTTGGAAGCGCATCGTTTGGCGCGTGACATTCGCAAGCGCATTGAAGAAGAGCTTGATTATCCAGGTCATATTAAAGTTACAGTAATCCGCGAAACGCGAGCTGTTGAATATGCAAAATAA
- a CDS encoding 2-oxoacid:acceptor oxidoreductase subunit alpha — translation MISQLSWKVGGQQGEGIESTGEIFSIALNRLGYYLYGYRHFSSRIKGGHTNNKIRVSTTQVRSIADDLDILVAFDQETIDFNFHELRQGGIVIADAKFNPTIPDESRATLYAVPFTDIATELGTALMKNMVAVGASSAVLGLDISVYEGVVQEIFGRKGEQVVSKNMEAIRAGAQFMREQLGDNIQLMQLEKADGKKRMFMIGNDAIALGALAGGARFMAAYPITPASEIMEYLIKKLPQFGGTVIQTEDEIAACTMAIGANYAGVRTLTASAGPGLSLMMEAIGLAGITETPIVIVDTQRGGPSTGLPTKQEQSDLMAMIYGTHGEIPKVVMAPSTVQEAFYDMVEAFNIAEEYQCPVIVLTDLQLSLGKQTVEPLEYDKIEIRRGKLVTGELPEIPDKGCFKRYEVTEDGVSPRVLPGMKNGIHHVTGVEHDETGRPSEVAANRIAQMDKRLRKLKHIQFPTPVHKHVKHEEADVLIVGFNSTRGAIEEAMERLEGDGIKVNHAHVRLIHPFPTEEMLPLVQSAKKVIVVENNATGQLANILKMNVGHAEKVFNVLKYDGNPFLPHEVYTKCKELF, via the coding sequence ATGATTAGTCAACTTTCATGGAAAGTTGGAGGACAACAAGGGGAAGGTATTGAAAGTACGGGAGAAATATTCTCCATTGCGCTCAACCGACTAGGCTACTACTTATATGGTTATCGCCACTTTTCATCTCGTATTAAAGGTGGTCATACGAACAATAAAATTCGTGTTAGCACAACGCAAGTTCGTTCGATTGCCGATGATCTTGATATATTAGTAGCTTTTGACCAAGAAACAATTGATTTTAACTTTCACGAGTTACGTCAAGGTGGAATCGTCATCGCAGATGCAAAGTTTAATCCAACGATTCCAGACGAGTCAAGAGCTACGCTGTATGCGGTTCCATTTACAGATATTGCAACAGAATTAGGAACAGCATTAATGAAAAACATGGTTGCAGTCGGAGCTTCTAGCGCTGTACTCGGTCTCGATATTAGCGTATATGAAGGGGTCGTTCAGGAGATTTTCGGTCGCAAAGGCGAGCAGGTTGTTTCCAAAAACATGGAAGCGATCAGAGCGGGCGCTCAGTTTATGCGTGAACAACTTGGTGACAACATTCAACTCATGCAACTTGAGAAGGCGGACGGCAAAAAGAGAATGTTTATGATTGGAAACGATGCGATTGCGCTTGGTGCACTTGCGGGTGGCGCTCGTTTTATGGCAGCGTATCCAATTACCCCAGCGTCAGAGATTATGGAATACTTAATTAAGAAGCTTCCACAATTTGGTGGTACAGTCATTCAAACAGAAGACGAAATTGCAGCTTGTACAATGGCTATTGGTGCGAACTATGCGGGTGTTCGCACGTTGACAGCTTCGGCCGGACCAGGTCTTTCGCTTATGATGGAAGCGATCGGATTAGCTGGAATTACAGAAACGCCAATTGTCATTGTTGATACGCAACGTGGTGGTCCGAGTACAGGTCTTCCGACGAAACAAGAACAGTCCGATTTGATGGCAATGATTTATGGAACACACGGAGAAATTCCGAAAGTAGTCATGGCGCCAAGTACTGTACAAGAAGCGTTTTACGATATGGTTGAAGCGTTTAACATTGCAGAAGAGTATCAATGTCCAGTCATCGTTTTAACAGACTTGCAACTTTCGTTAGGTAAACAAACAGTTGAGCCGCTAGAATACGATAAAATTGAAATTCGTCGTGGCAAACTTGTTACGGGAGAACTCCCTGAAATTCCAGACAAAGGTTGTTTTAAACGATATGAAGTGACGGAAGATGGCGTGTCACCGCGTGTATTGCCAGGAATGAAAAACGGTATTCACCATGTGACGGGCGTTGAGCACGATGAAACAGGCCGTCCTTCTGAAGTAGCAGCGAACCGTATTGCACAAATGGATAAGCGTCTGCGCAAGTTGAAACATATTCAATTCCCGACACCAGTTCATAAACATGTGAAGCATGAAGAAGCCGATGTGTTAATCGTTGGGTTTAACTCAACGCGTGGAGCGATTGAGGAAGCGATGGAACGTCTAGAGGGAGATGGCATCAAGGTAAATCATGCTCACGTTCGTCTCATTCATCCGTTCCCAACGGAAGAAATGTTGCCACTTGTGCAATCAGCAAAAAAAGTTATTGTTGTTGAAAATAACGCAACAGGACAACTCGCCAACATTTTAAAAATGAACGTTGGACATGCTGAGAAAGTATTTAACGTGTTGAAATATGATGGCAACCCGTTCTTACCGCACGAAGTTTATACAAAATGCAAGGAGTTGTTTTAA